The following are encoded in a window of Panicum virgatum strain AP13 chromosome 5N, P.virgatum_v5, whole genome shotgun sequence genomic DNA:
- the LOC120672911 gene encoding pentatricopeptide repeat-containing protein At5g57250, mitochondrial-like: MPLPGGNGKPPPPPPPPPPPQPPPFPSLIKLGGVITARDVDRLLATLLRRRRHHLLAALASQALANAVAPTPRTHLLAASALLDSARPREAAQRLALASCTANRGRRLWHALLRRACAGQGDPRHALELLSAAAEDQAAVLSQSTYRVMVVGLCARGEVDGALRVFDVMTRRGCQVDDRVCSSIVSGFSRAGKAGAGLDFYDRVRREFSGFEPGLVTLTSVVHALGLEGRINEMAELMREMECKGMDADAVFYGSMVHGYMSCGFLMEGLRKHRSMIDKGITADVVNYTTVIDGLCREGSVAKVMGFLNTMEQYDAKPNLITYTSLVGGFCKRGRLEDAFSIMRKLEQTGTVVDEYVYSILIDSLCKMGDLARAFSLLAEMENKGIKAGNVTYNTVINGLCKAGDTEKAVEISEGVSADNFTYSTLLHGYINRDDVTGVMAIKGRLENSGISMDVVTCNVLIKALFMVNKVDDGWSLFHKMPEMGLRPNTITYNTIIDALCKVEEIDKALELFDEYKKHSLLSSTVVHDCLIKALCNQGKVGMAGQIFYDLVQKKLRPDFYNCRKLIHANFKELGEHGVLDFIYKVGELDIDLFSSVCNYASTFLSNRNCCRAAMDAYKLLRSQASSVTSKTCYRLLKSLHRNGSKEVIQPLLCEFIKIHGLHEPRMINLLSCHLSNKSVSEAIWFSNYMETGSVPVGVLRGAVYTLKKQGEVLDACKFLKEAEQSGCSVDLAMYSIVVDGLCKGGYLEKALDLCESMKKEGLHPNIVIHNSVLSGLCQQGCLTEAFRLFDYLENSKMLPTMITYAILIGALCREGLLDDADQLFDKMSTKGFRPTTCVYNLLISGYCNFGLTEKALELMYHLEELSVCPDSFTIGAIISGLCLKGDTEAALRFYNEYRYKDIEPDFVGFMSLVKGLYAKGRMEESRGILREMFQCKKVVESINSVGDKIQAESLVDLLSSACDQGRINEIVTILNEVGHMLLSSSDSSIYNALGHLKKLQKADDACGSISDSGQVSPVAYDVSRNSHHRSSEVIDGDDSLSKASDDTDIDYQNLLGKSFNDDFDSYYTAIASLCSKGEVHKANKAVEVMIQNSG; the protein is encoded by the coding sequence ATGCCCCTACCCGGCGGCAACGGCAAgccccctccgcctccgcctccccctccccctccccagcCACCGCCGTTCCCCTCGCTCATCAAGCTCGGTGGCGTCATCACCGCTCGCGACGTCGACCGCCTCCTGGCCACGCTCCTCCGTCGCCGCAGGCACCACCTCCTCGCCGCTCTCGCCTCCCAGGCGCTCGCCAACGCAGTTGCCCCCACCCCGCGCACGCACCtgctcgccgcctccgcgctgCTTGACTCTGCGCGCCCGCGCGAAGCGGCCCAGCGCCTCGCTCTCGCCTCATGCACTGCCAACCGTGGCCGCCGCCTCTGGCACGCACTGCTCCGACGGGCCTGCGCGGGGCAAGGAGACCCGCGTCACGCGCTGGAGCTGCTCTCCGCGGCCGCCGAGGATCAAGCCGCGGTTCTATCCCAGTCCACGTACCGCGTGATGGTGGTGGGGCTGTGTGCCCGCGGGGAGGTGGATGGCGCGCTCAGGGTGTTCGACGTAATGACCAGGAGGGGTTGTCAGGTGGACGATCGCGTTTGCAGCTCCATTGTTTCTGGGTTCTCTAGAGCTGGGAAGGCTGGAGCAGGTCTAGATTTCTATGATAGGGTGAGGCGTGAGTTCAGTGGCTTTGAGCCGGGCCTGGTGACATTGACGTCGGTTGTCCATGCTCTTGGGTTGGAGGGGAGAATCAATGAGATGGCAGAGCTGATGCGGGAGATGGAGTGCAAGGGCATGGATGCTGATGCTGTGTTTTATGGCAGTATGGTTCATGGATACATGAGTTGTGGGTTCTTGATGGAGGGTCTACGGAAGCATCGGTCCATGATAGATAAGGGAATCACAGCCGATGTGGTTAACTACACTACTGTTATTGATGGCTTGTGCAGAGAAGGTAGTGTGGCGAAAGTAATGGGTTTCTTGAATACAATGGAGCAATATGATGCTAAGCCAAATTTGATTACTTATACATCACTGGTTGGTGGCTTCTGTAAGAGAGGCAGGTTGGAAGATGCCTTCTCTATCATGAGGAAACTGGAACAAACTGGCACGGTGGTGGATGAGTATGTATATTCAATTTTGATTGACAGTTTGTGCAAGATGGGAGATTTAGCTAGGGCTTTCTCTTTGCTTGCGGAAATGGAAAACAAGGGAATAAAGGCTGGCAATGTAACATACAATACGGTTATAAATGGTCTGTGTAAAGCTGGTGACACTGAAAAGGCTGTTGAAATTTCTGAAGGTGTTTCTGCTGATAACTTCACATATAGCACACTGTTACATGGTTACATTAACAGAGATGATGTAACCGGTGTTATGGCAATAAAGGGTAGGCTCGAGAATAGTGGTATCTCTATGGATGTTGTCACATGCAATGTTCTTATCAAAGCATTGTTTATGGTTAACAAGGTGGATGATGGATGGAGTTTGTTTCATAAAATGCCTGAGATGGGCTTAAGGCCTAATACTATCACCTACAATACAATTATAGATGCATTGTGTAAAGTTGAGGAAATTGACAAGGCACTGGAGCTTtttgatgaatacaagaaaCATTCGTTACTCTCCAGCACAGTTGTTCATGACTGCCTCATTAAAGCACTGTGTAATCAAGGAAAAGTTGGCATGGCTGGCCAAATATTTTATGAtcttgttcaaaaaaaattaagacCCGACTTCTATAACTGTAGGAAGCTGATTCATGCAAACTTCAAAGAACTCGGTGAACACGGTGTGCTGGATTTTATTTATAAGGTTGGTGAATTAGATATTGACTTATTTTCATCTGTCTGCAATTATGCTTCTACTTTCTTAAGCAACAGGAATTGTTGTCGAGCAGCAATGGATGCTTACAAATTACTCAGATCGCAAGCAAGTTCTGTAACTAGTAAAACATGCTACAGGCTGCTTAAGAGCTTACATCGAAATGGAAGTAAAGAGGTCATACAACCATTGCTCTGTGAGTTCATTAAAATTCATGGTCTGCATGAACCTAGAATGATAAATCTGCTGTCTTGTCATCTCAGCAATAAAAGTGTTAGTGAAGCTATTTGGTTTTCTAATTACATGGAAACTGGAAGTGTTCCTGTCGGTGTTCTGAGAGGAGCTGTCTATACTCTAAAGAAGCAAGGTGAAGTTCTGGATGCATGTAAATTTTTGAAGGAAGCTGAACAAAGCGGGTGTTCAGTAGATTTAGCCATGTATTCCATAGTGGTGGATGGACTTTGTAAGGGTGGATATCTTGAAAAGGCACTAGATCTTTGTGAAAGCATGAAAAAAGAAGGGCTTCATCCAAACATTGTCATCCATAACTCAGTTCTCAGTGGTTTGTGCCAGCAAGGATGCCTTACTGAAGCATTCAGGCTCTTTGACTATTTAGAGAACAGCAAAATGCTTCCAACAATGATCACTTACGCCATCCTTATTGGTGCCTTGTGCAGAGAAGGTTTGTTAGACGATGCAGACCAACTGTTTGATAAAATGTCCACCAAGGGTTTCAGACCCACGACCTGTGTTTACAACTTGTTGATCAGTGGTTATTGTAACTTTGGATTAACAGAAAAGGCACTTGAGCTTATGTATCACTTGGAGGAACTCTCTGTATGCCCAGATTCTTTTacaattggtgcaattattaGTGGACTTTGCCTGAAAGGTGATACTGAAGCTGCATTACGCTTCTATAACGAATACCGTTATAAGGACATAGAACCTGATTTTGTTGGTTTTATGAGCCTTGTCAAAGGACTCTATGCAAAAGGAAGGATGGAAGAATCCAGGGGCATCTTGAGGGAAATGTTTCAGTGCAAAAAAGTCGTGGAGTCGATAAACAGTGTTGGAGATAAGATTCAAGCAGAGTCTCTTGTTGATCTCCTATCTTCTGCATGTGATCAAGGGAGGATCAATGAGATTGTGACTATCCTAAATGAAGTGGGACACATGCTTTTATCCTCTTCAGATTCTAGCATCTATAATGCACTTGGGCACCTCAAGAAGTTACAGAAAGCTGATGATGCTTGTGGTTCCATTTCAGATTCAGGACAAGTAAGTCCAGTAGCTTATGATGTTTCTAGGAACAGTCATCATAGGAGCTCTGAGGTGATAGATGGAGATGATAGTTTATCAAAAGCAAGTGATGATACTGATATTGACTACCAAAATTTGCTTGGGAAGTCTTTCAATGATGACTTCGACTCATATTATACTGCTATTGCTTCACTTTGCTCAAAAGGGGAGGTTCATAAGGCCAACAAGGCAGTTGAGGTGATGATTCAGAATTCTGGTTAA
- the LOC120676667 gene encoding peroxidase 72-like, producing MAASMSGRLVLLACLVVAPLLLAGAARGHPWGGGLFPQFYDRSCPRAKEIVRSVVARAVARETRMAASLVRLHFHDCFVKGCDASVLLDNSTGIVSEKGSNPNKNSLRGFEVVDEIKAALEAACPGTVSCADILALAARDSTVLAGGPSWDVPLGRRDSLGASIQGSNNDIPAPNNTLPTIVTKFRRQGLDVADVVALSGAHTIGLSRCTSFRQRLYNQTGNGAADATLDVSFAARLRQGCPRSGGDGNLFPLDLATPARFDNLYFKNILAGRGLLSSDEVLLTKSAETAALVKAYAADVDLFFRHFAQSMVKMGNISPLTGAQGEIRKNCRRLNGNH from the exons ATGGCGGCTTCCATGAGTGGTCGCCTCGTCCTGCTCGCCTGCCTCGTCGTCGCCCCGCTCCTCCTCGCTGGCGCCGCCCGCGGCCACccgtggggcggcggcctgtTCCCGCAGTTCTACGACCGCTCGTGCCCCAGGGCCAAGGAGATCGTCAGGTCCGTCGTGGCGCGGGCCGTCGCCCGGGAGACCAGGATGGCCGCGTCGCTGGTCAGGCTGCATTTCCATGACTGCTTCGTCAAG GGTTGCGACGCTTCAGTGCTTCTGGACAACAGCACCGGCATCGTGAGCGAGAAAGGGTCCAACCCCAACAAGAACTCCCTCCGGGGGTTCGAGGTGGTCGACGAGATCAAGGCCGCCCTGGAGGCCGCCTGCCCCGGCACCGTCTCCTGCGCCGAcatcctcgccctcgccgcccgcgactccaccgtcctcgccggcgGGCCGTCCTGGGACGTGCCGCTGGGACGGCGGGACTCGCTGGGCGCCAGCATCCAGGGCTCCAACAACGACATCCCGGCGCCCAACAACACGCTCCCCACCATCGTCACCAAGTTCAGGCGCCAGGGCCTCGACGTCGCCGACGTCGTCGCGCTCTCCGGCGCCCACACCATCGGTCTCTCCCGCTGCACCAGCTTCCGCCAGAGGCTGTACAACCAGACGGGCAACGGCGCGGCGGACGCCACGCTGGACGTGTCCTTCGCGGCGCGGCTCAGGCAGGGGTGCCCGcgctccggcggcgacggcaacctCTTCCCGCTGGACCTCGCCACCCCGGCCAGGTTCGACAACCTCTACTTCAAGAACATCCTGGCCGGCCGGGGCCTGCTCAGCTCCGACGAGGTGCTGCTGACCAAGAGCGCCGAGACGGCGGCGCTCGTCAAGGCCTACGCCGCCGACGTCGACCTCTTCTTCCGGCACTTCGCGCAGTCGATGGTGAAGATGGGCAACATCTCGCCGCTGACCGGGGCGCAGGGGGAGATCAGGAAGAACTGCAGGAGGCTCAACGGCAACCACTAG